The DNA region CGCAGCAGCGCTCACGCCGAACACTTCTTCGATTTCTTTAACCAGCTCAGCCGCTTCCAGCAGGGTCAGCGACTTCAAGCTTTCAATGATCAATGCGACCTTCTCAGACATGGATTTGCTCCTTGCAATGGTTGAACAGCAATAACAGCAACAGGGGAAACCAACACAGTCGATCGGGGCCGTCGGCTTGTGGGCCAAAACCTTAGGCCGCCGGGCGATCGCACTGCTCGATTCTGAAGCGATCGCCTAGGCGGCTTGCTTCTCGGAAATTGCCTTGATCCCACGAGCCAGCATCGAAGGCACTTCCTTGACACCGAACGCGATCTTGGTGGCCAGGCCATTGATCCCACCAGCGATTTGAGCAATGAGTTGCTCCTTCGAGGGTAGGTCGGCAATTGCCTTAACCTCGGCCTGCGTCAGGGCGCGACCTTCCATCACACCGCCGCGCAGCTCGGTTTTCTTCGAGGCCTTCTGGAAGTCTTGGTATGCCTTCAGGGCAGCACCCAGGTCTCCCTTCAGCAACAAAAATGCCGAAGTACCCTTCAGAAACTCCGTCATGGGCTGCCAGTTGGCATCACCCTCAACGGCGATCCGCATCAGCGTGTTTTTCGTCACTTTGCAAACCGCGCCGCTCGCAGCGATGCGATTGCGTAGATCCGACAATTCAGCAACCGACAGACCCGCGTAGTCGATCACTGCCACCATTTCGGTTTCAGTGAGCAGCGACTTCAGATCCGCGACAATTGCTTGCTTGTCCTCCAGCGTGCGACCCATTCGTCATCACCTCCTTTCGGTTTGTCGCGCAGTCTGGAAACGAGAACCCCCTCGACGGTCAGCCAAAGACGGGTCGAGGGGGTTCGATTTGACAGCCAAACAGCACCCTGAGCGGGTAGCGAGTTGGCTCAAAACAGGACAGACCTCGGTGGGAATTGATTAAGCGATCGCGCAATTGCGAACACACCCACTGTCTTTGGTTGTTGGGTTTTGAAGCTAGGGTTTTGAGAAGCGACTGCTGGGCCGCTAGTTCAACATCGAGGA from Limnothrix sp. FACHB-406 includes:
- the rplJ gene encoding 50S ribosomal protein L10, with the protein product MGRTLEDKQAIVADLKSLLTETEMVAVIDYAGLSVAELSDLRNRIAASGAVCKVTKNTLMRIAVEGDANWQPMTEFLKGTSAFLLLKGDLGAALKAYQDFQKASKKTELRGGVMEGRALTQAEVKAIADLPSKEQLIAQIAGGINGLATKIAFGVKEVPSMLARGIKAISEKQAA